A stretch of the Methylacidiphilum caldifontis genome encodes the following:
- a CDS encoding DUF4337 domain-containing protein — translation MSENPIEEKAKEIIEEKLEEERKKEKWLYHVSFSIILMAVLGTIVAADSENSVTEAIILRNEAILFQDKATDMWNFFQAKSMREAGYRIANTINPKPEFEQEIERYRKEKMDIEQKAKLLEEQVTARLKESERYYHKHHIFRMAGILVQVGIALSSVSALLKRKTVWYLAISLAIGGLIVFSTALLK, via the coding sequence ATGTCTGAAAATCCAATCGAAGAAAAGGCTAAGGAAATCATTGAAGAAAAACTTGAGGAAGAGAGGAAAAAGGAAAAATGGCTATATCATGTTTCTTTTTCGATTATTCTCATGGCGGTGTTAGGAACGATTGTTGCAGCCGACTCGGAAAATAGTGTTACAGAAGCCATTATTTTACGTAATGAAGCGATTCTTTTTCAAGATAAAGCCACAGATATGTGGAATTTTTTTCAGGCTAAGTCGATGAGAGAAGCGGGTTATCGCATCGCTAATACTATCAATCCAAAGCCTGAGTTCGAACAAGAAATTGAAAGATACCGGAAAGAGAAGATGGATATTGAACAAAAAGCCAAGCTTCTTGAAGAACAGGTAACGGCAAGGCTAAAAGAAAGCGAACGGTATTATCACAAGCACCATATTTTTAGAATGGCGGGTATTCTTGTCCAGGTTGGAATTGCATTGTCTTCTGTTTCCGCTTTGTTGAAAAGGAAAACGGTATGGTATTTAGCGATCTCTTTAGCAATAGGAGGATTAATCGTATTTTCGACCGCTTTATTAAAGTAG